Sequence from the Fusobacterium sp. IOR10 genome:
CACCTAGTAAATTATTTCCTTCAAAGGATGAATTTAAAAATGAAATTATTTTTTCTATTCTAATTATTAAATCTTTCTTTGAAATATAAATGTTTTTATCTTTATTTAATAAAAATACCTCTTCTTTTTTTCCCAAAGCCCTATCTTTTAATTTATCTATATAATTTATATTATCTTTCTTTGTTTTTTCTCCAAATAAATTAATTACTCTAATTCCCCCAAGGGTATCTGAAGAAGAAAAATTTCTTATAATTCCCAAATCTCCTTCTAGTAAATATGTTTCTTTTTCTAGTTTTATTTGAGCAAAATTATTGTCCTTAAAAAAACTTATTCTTCCTATAATTTCATTTGTTCCAATATAAACTTTTATTCTCTGATTGTTTTTTAACACTTTATTTTTAAGGGGAGAAAAAAAGATGTCTATTCTATTTGAAGATTTCAAATTTGAACTATTAGTTATTAAGTTTCCCCTTTTAACATCCTTTGAATTTATATTCCCAATATTTAAAGCACATCTATTTCCAGAATCTAATTTATCAATTTTAATTCCATGGGACTCAATTCCCTTTACTTTAATTTTAATGTTTTGAGGATATAAATTTAACATATCATTTACCTTTACTTCCCCTGAGTATATGCTTCCAGTTACAACAGTTCCAAATCCCTTTACTGAAAAACTTCTATCCACATACATTTTAAAATCCATCTCACTGGAAGAATTTTTTGATATATTTAATGTGTCCTTTAATAGGTACTCTCTTACCTGTTCATAGGAATCTCCATCATTAATTGAAGTTTCAAATATTTTTGCCCCTTCTAAAAAAGAACCTTTCAATTCTTTTTCTATTTCAGTTTTTACCCTTTGAACCCTTTCTGTTGACACTAAATCTCTTTTTGTTAAAACTATTATACCCCTTTGTACACCTAATAATTTTGAAATATTAAAATGTTCAATAGTTTGAGGCATTATCCCATCGTCTAAGGCTATTACCAGTATCAAATAATTTATTCCACATGCTCCTGCCACCATATTTTTTATAAATTTTTCATGCCCTGGCACATCTATAATCCCAATTTTCCTTCCCTCTTCTTCTAAAAATGAAAATCCAATATCTATTGTCATTCCTCTTTTTTTTTCTTCTGGAAGTCTATCTGTGTCTATCCCTGTGATATGTTTTATCAACGTTGTTTTCCCATGATCTATATGTCCAGAAGTTCCTATTATTATATTTTTCATATTAGTCCTTTTCTTTTATAGATTTGAAAAACATTATTACAAACATCCTCTATATCATTCTCTTGTATTGTTTTTAAATCCAATATAAATTTATTATTTCTAATAATCCCAATAATTGAAAGTTTATTTTTCCTAAATAATTTTTCTAAAACACTTCCCTTTTCCATTTGAAATTCTATACCATAACTATCTATTTCCTCTTGGGGCATTGACCCTCCCCCTATATTCCCTTTAGTTTCTATAATTCTATGCTCTATTTTAAACTTAGATAATATATTACTCATTACTTTACATCTACCTAAAACTTCTTCCTTTGTTTCTGTTATCATTTTTAATGTTGGTATTTTTTTTACTGCTTCATTTTTATTTAAATATATTTCAAATACAGACTCTAATATTGCAACTGTAAGTTTATCAATTCTTATGGTTCTTAAATATTGATTTTTTTTCAGCCTATCTATATATTTCTTCTTTCCAATTATTATTCCAGCTTGGGATCCACCAAAGAGCTTATCCCCACTAAAAGTTATAATATCCATACCTGATTCAATACTTTGAAAAACTGTAGGTTCATTTACTATATTATATTTTGAAAAATTTATAAAATTCCCACTTCCTAAATCCTCCATTGAAATTAGGTTCTTATCCCTAGCTAATTTAGCTATTTCTTCCTTGGAAGCTTCATGGGTAAATCCTTGTATTTTATAATTTGAAGTGTGTACCTTCATTAAAATTCTAGTATTTTCATTTATTTTTTCCAAATAATCCTCTATATAGGTTTTATTAGTTGCTCCAACTTCAACTAGTTTTGCCCCTGAAAATTCCATTATTTTAGGTATTCTAAAGGATCCTCCAATTTCTACTAATTCTCCCCTTGAAACTATAATTTCCTTTCCATTTGCAAATTCATTTAAACAAAGGAGTACAGCTGCTGCATTATTATTTACAACAAGGGCTGCTTCTCCCCCTGTTACCTGTAATATTAATTTTTCTAAATTTGAATACCTATCTCCTCTTTTTCCTTCATTGATGTTATATTCTAGGTTGTTATATGAGGTAAGTATGTTATATATTTTATTTCCAATATCCTTTGAATATATGCTTCTACCTAAGTTTGTATGGATTATTGTACCTGTTCCATTTATAACCTTTACTATTTTTTCCTTGGATTTTTTTTCAATTCTAAGTTTTATATCTTCTATTATTTGTACCTGTGTAAAATCTTTTATTTCTTCTTGTAAAATATCCTGTCTAAATTTATCTATACTATCTTTTATACACTGTAAAAAATCATAGTTACTAATATCTTCTTTTATTTTTTTTAAAGACTCTACATTTTGTAAATAATCAACTTTTGGTAATTTTTTTAGTAAATCTTTCTTCATATAATTTACCTCACTATTATTTTTTTCCCACTAGCATCTTCCACAGTTCCAACAACAGAGGATTTTATATCCAACTTGGATAATTCTTCCATAATATCCCTTAAATAAATTGAAGAAACTGAAAATAGAAGTCCCCCTGAAGTTTGAGGGTCAAATAATATTTCTTCCATCCAAAATGGAATATTATCAAATTCCACCTGTCCTTCTAAGTATTTTCTATTTTTCTGTCCACTACTTGTTATAAAAAATTCCTTTGCAAATTCCTTTGCACCATCTAAGTATGGAATTAACTCACTTTCTATTATAAATGTTTTTTCAGAAGCTGCTGCCATTTCATAAAGATGTCCTAAAAATCCAAAACCTGTTATATCTGTACAGGCAGTTACTGGATATTTCACCATTATTTCTGAAGCGTATTTATTTAAAGTTGTCATATTTTTTATAATCTCTTTCATTTGATTCTCTGTTGCTTCGCCTATTTTAGAAGCTGTTGTTATTATTCCTGTTCCTAAGGGCTTTGTTAAAATAAGAACGTCCCCTGTTTCACAACCATAATTTTTTAATATTTTATTTGGATTACAGACCCCTGTAATAGAAAGTCCATATTTAGCCTCTTGATCATGAATAGAGTGCCCACCACTTAGGACTGCCCCTGCTTCAAGAACTTTTTTAGCTCCCCCTTGCATTATTTCCTCTAACCCTTGAATATCTTCCTTCTCTGGATAACAAACTATATTCATAGCAGTTATTGGTTTCCCCCCCATTGCATATACATCACTTAGGGAATTTGCTGCTGCTATTTGTCCAAAAATATATGGATCTTCAACCATAGGGGTAAAGAAATCTAAGGTTTGAATAATTGCTGTTTCTTCATTTATTTTATAAACTGATGCATCATCTGATTTATCATATCCTACAATTAAATTTTCATCCTTTTTAACTGGGATATTTTTTAGTACTTTAGAAAGAACCTCTGGTCCTATCTTACTAGATCAACCACCTACTGAACATCTATTTAGTAAAAATTTCATGTACATCCCCCTTATATTTTAAATATTTATACGTTATTATAGCATATTTTGTAACAATTCATATAAATCTTTAGGAGTTATTGGCTTTGATATATGCCCATTCATTCCTGCTTCTAAACACCTTTTCACTGTTTCTGAAAAAGCATCTGCTGTCATTGCATAGATTTTTATTTTTTTAGAATAATCTAGTTTTGATTCTCTAATTAATTTAGTTCCATCATACCCATCAACTTCTGGCATTTTTATATCCATTAAAATTAAATCAAAATATTTATTCCCCTTTTCCATAAATTTATTGTGGGCAATTTTCCCATTTTCAGCAACTTCCACTTCTATTCCAACATTTTCTAATATTTTTCTTATTATCATTGCATTTATTTCATTGTCCTCTGCAACAAGTATTTTTTTCCCTGAAAAATTATATTTAGTTACATAATCAATAGATGATTTTTCCTCTTTTATTTTATTCCCCTCTTCTAGGAATAATTCCACAATAAAAATTGTCCCCTTATCCTTAACACTTTTTACTTTTATTTTTCCACCCATTAGTTCAATCATGCTCTTTGTTATAGAAAGGCCAAGTCCACTACCTCCGTATCTTCTAGCAGTATCACAAGATTCCTGTTCAAATTTATGAAATAATCTGTCCTTTAATTCTTCACTCATTCCACATCCTGTATCCTTAATCATAAATTTAAGTTTAATTTCACCTGTTTCCCTTTTATATTCACTGATTTTTAAGTCTATTCTTCCTCCCTTTTCAGTAAATTTATATGAGTTACTAATTAAATTTAAAAGAACTTGATTTATTCTAAAAATATCTCCCTTTAATTGTTCATTAACTATATTTGTATATTCAATATTTAAGTTTATACCCTTTTTTTCACATTGGTATAAATACATGTTATTAATATATGACTCTATTTCTCTTATATTAAACTGTTCAATTGACAATTTTATTTTATTAGTTTCTATTGCTGAAATATCCAAAACATTATTTATTAATTTTAATAATAGACTGGAAGATTCTTGTATTATTTTCAAATATTCTTTAACTTTATTATTTTTATCATCCTTTAACTCTATATTAATTAGTTCTGTAAGACCTATTATGGAACTCATGGGAGTTCTTATTTCATGACTCATATTTGCTAAGAAATCACTTTTAGCCTCTGTTTTAAGTTTGGCATTTTCTGTTAATTTTTTTTGTTTAATTAAATTATTATAGTAAATTTTAGCTATTGAAATACTAAAAATAATTATAATTAATAGCAAAACATAAATTATAGAAGTTGAATGTTCCTCTACAAATGATTTAGGTTTATTTATAAAATTAATCTTATCTTTTATTTCATCCTTTAATTTTAAATTGAATTTTTTATACACTTCATAATTTATTACTGTTTTAGGCTCGCATACTTGAACATCTATATCTTTAGCACTTTCCCCAGCTAAAATTCTATTAACCATAAGTGCTGCCTTATCACCCATTTCTTCAAAATCTATAATAGTTCCACCTAAAAGTCCAAATTCAATTCCTGTATCAGTTCTAAAGACAGGTACAGAGGAATTTTTAGACATAATTGTACTAGCTTGTTTCACATTATAATTATTTCCTTCTCTATCGTTATTAAAATCTAAAAAAACAAGTATATCTTCTCCTAATTTTAAATTTGATAATTTTTTCTGTATTTCTTCTAAAGTAAGCTGAGAAGTATTTATATAAGATATACTCATATTTTTAAAATCTCCTAAAGCTCTAATTAATTGACTCTTAGACCCATCAGATGTTTTAGTATCATCAACTATAGCTACTACTCTTTTCCCAAATGGAAATATTTCCTTAGCTATGTCCAAGGTGCTTTTACAGTAATATTTTTCAAGTACCCCTGTTATTAAGGGATCCTTACTAGCTTCCATTCCTCTTTCAATATCATTTATTCCTAAAAAAACTATTGGTTTATTTAAAAAATATTTTTTCTGTCTTTCTAAAACATAATCTAGGGCATTGTCATCCCCTGCTATAATAACCTTATAATCCTTATAATGTTTCATTTTTTTTTCAACTTGGAAATCAATATCTTCTTTTATTTCTGAATATTTAAATTCCTTAGTATCCATAAATATATAATCGATATTTATACAATCATCTATATTTTCAGAAAATCCCTTTAATTGCTTTGGTACTGATACCCAGTTATAGGAATAGGAGCTGATAAATAGAATTTTATCAGTTTTTTTTCTTCCTTGAGCATTCTCACAATATAATATTTGAAATAAAAACATAAATATTATTGTAGTATATAATTTCAAACTTATTTTTTTTGATTTCATTTATATACCTCCACTAATTATCTAAAGTTATCATTGCTCCCTCTAGTCCATCACATTCAGATGCCACTATCTCCTCTTTATTTAATAAAGACATAACTTTTAAAATTATTAAAGTTCCAGTTACAACATTTTCTCCTCTTTCAGCTTGAAGCCCTACGATTTTTTTTCTTTCTTCTAAATTTTTACTTAAGAATAGTTTTAAATTGTCCTCTAAATTTTTTCTAGTTAATCTATATTTATGGACCTTAGTTGTGTCATAGTTTATCATTTTTTCATAAACACTTACATTTGTTGTAATGGTTCCTGCTACTCCAACAAATGTAAAATCCTTATCCTTAAATTTTTCTATTTCTTTTATATTTTTTTCAACATCCTCTTGAAATTCATTTATTTTTTCATAGTTATCATTTTGAAAATATTTTCTAGTTTCTCTAACTGCACCTAATTTAAAACTTTTAATATATTCTATATTTTCCAAATCTCCAAAAATAAATTCAGTACTTCCTCCCCCTATGTCCATAAGAAGAATCTTTCCTTTAAACTCTGAACTAGTTCCTAAAGAGGTCATTTTTCCCTCTTCATTACCTGTTATTATATTTATTCTCAAATTAGTTTCTGTAAATATTCTTTTCTTAATTTCCTCTTTATTTTTTGCTTCTCTAATGGCTGAAGTTGCAAAAACAACTACCTTTTCACATTTATACTCTTCTATTTTTTTATTATAATATTTAATTATCTCAATTAGTTTGTTAATTCCAGATACATTGATACTTGAATCATTTTCTATAAAGTTCCCAAGTTTTGTTATTCTTGTCTCCTTATATATTTTCTCTAAAATTCTAATTTTCCCTTCTTTTTCTTCCACCTTTCCTAGAAACAATCTGCAAGAATTTGTCCCTATATCTATAACTCCCTTTATATATTTATTCTTATACATTTTTCCACCTTTTCATTAAATTTTTCCATCTTAATATTATTATACTATGTTATAATAGTGTTAACCTAATTATACATAAATTTTAAAGGTTATACAAACTAAAAATAAATTACAAAACAAGGAGGAAAAATGAAAACAATTAAAACTTTTTTACTAATGTCTGTGATGACTTTTATTCTAATGGCTATTGGTAATGCACTTGGAGGTAGACAAGGAACTATAATAGCTCTACTTTTTGCAGGAGTTGGAAATTTTATCTCTTATTGGTATAGTGATAAACTGGTTCTTAAAATGTATAAAGCTACACCTGTTTCTACAAATTCAGATGTTTATAAATTAGTCCAAGGACTTACTAAAAGGGCAAATCTTCCAATGCCTAAGGTCTATAGAATTAATTCTTCACAGCCAAATGCCTTTGCAACAGGAAGAAATCCTGAGAATGCTGCTGTAGCTGTTACAACTGGCCTTCTTAATATCTTAGATGACAATGAACTTTCAGGGGTTATTGCTCATGAACTTGGACATGTTAAACATAGGGATATACTTATTGGAACTGTTGCTGCTACCTTTGCTGGGGCAATTGCCTTTCTTGCTAATATGGCCAAATGGGCTGCAATATTTGGAGGAAGAGATGATGATAGGGAAAATCCCATTGCTTTAATAGGAGTTGCTATTTTTGCTCCAATAGCTGCCATGCTTGTTCAGATGGCTATTTCTAGAACTAGAGAGTACAAAGCTGATGAATATGGTGCTAAAATAAGTGGAAACCCTTTATTCCTAGCTAGAGCCCTTAGAAAACTAGAAATTGGAGTTAGTACTAATCCTATGAAAGTTAATCCTGCCACTGAAAATATGTTTATTATC
This genomic interval carries:
- the selB gene encoding selenocysteine-specific translation elongation factor — protein: MKNIIIGTSGHIDHGKTTLIKHITGIDTDRLPEEKKRGMTIDIGFSFLEEEGRKIGIIDVPGHEKFIKNMVAGACGINYLILVIALDDGIMPQTIEHFNISKLLGVQRGIIVLTKRDLVSTERVQRVKTEIEKELKGSFLEGAKIFETSINDGDSYEQVREYLLKDTLNISKNSSSEMDFKMYVDRSFSVKGFGTVVTGSIYSGEVKVNDMLNLYPQNIKIKVKGIESHGIKIDKLDSGNRCALNIGNINSKDVKRGNLITNSSNLKSSNRIDIFFSPLKNKVLKNNQRIKVYIGTNEIIGRISFFKDNNFAQIKLEKETYLLEGDLGIIRNFSSSDTLGGIRVINLFGEKTKKDNINYIDKLKDRALGKKEEVFLLNKDKNIYISKKDLIIRIEKIISFLNSSFEGNNLLGGISKIEIKNRFFPEFGNLEYRALLEEDIFQEKIEVNLTMINLKNRKIKLTKLQKEIKEKIFKIYKEGKFSPKNYQLIKKDFLEEEEFQRVHKYMFEKNMIVILNDNTFMLKGFFKEAEKLILNYIMEHDRIELRECKELLGTSRESAILILEKLDKLRITIRDKKFRYANRRGIMKKVNAVGQICPMPVIMTKKALKEILTGEVEVLVDNETAKENVEKMVKEMGHTYVDSKEDNNFKITITKLEEKKKEETDEENIVVVLASDEMGNGDKELGDILIKGFIYSLTEMENLPKTIVMYNKGVMLSTVNENTVEDLKKLETMGVEILSCGTCVNYYHVQDKLKVGSLTNMYTIVERQMKATKILRV
- the selA gene encoding L-seryl-tRNA(Sec) selenium transferase, which translates into the protein MKKDLLKKLPKVDYLQNVESLKKIKEDISNYDFLQCIKDSIDKFRQDILQEEIKDFTQVQIIEDIKLRIEKKSKEKIVKVINGTGTIIHTNLGRSIYSKDIGNKIYNILTSYNNLEYNINEGKRGDRYSNLEKLILQVTGGEAALVVNNNAAAVLLCLNEFANGKEIIVSRGELVEIGGSFRIPKIMEFSGAKLVEVGATNKTYIEDYLEKINENTRILMKVHTSNYKIQGFTHEASKEEIAKLARDKNLISMEDLGSGNFINFSKYNIVNEPTVFQSIESGMDIITFSGDKLFGGSQAGIIIGKKKYIDRLKKNQYLRTIRIDKLTVAILESVFEIYLNKNEAVKKIPTLKMITETKEEVLGRCKVMSNILSKFKIEHRIIETKGNIGGGSMPQEEIDSYGIEFQMEKGSVLEKLFRKNKLSIIGIIRNNKFILDLKTIQENDIEDVCNNVFQIYKRKGLI
- the selD gene encoding selenide, water dikinase SelD, translating into MGPEVLSKVLKNIPVKKDENLIVGYDKSDDASVYKINEETAIIQTLDFFTPMVEDPYIFGQIAAANSLSDVYAMGGKPITAMNIVCYPEKEDIQGLEEIMQGGAKKVLEAGAVLSGGHSIHDQEAKYGLSITGVCNPNKILKNYGCETGDVLILTKPLGTGIITTASKIGEATENQMKEIIKNMTTLNKYASEIMVKYPVTACTDITGFGFLGHLYEMAAASEKTFIIESELIPYLDGAKEFAKEFFITSSGQKNRKYLEGQVEFDNIPFWMEEILFDPQTSGGLLFSVSSIYLRDIMEELSKLDIKSSVVGTVEDASGKKIIVR
- a CDS encoding ABC transporter substrate binding protein; this encodes MKSKKISLKLYTTIIFMFLFQILYCENAQGRKKTDKILFISSYSYNWVSVPKQLKGFSENIDDCINIDYIFMDTKEFKYSEIKEDIDFQVEKKMKHYKDYKVIIAGDDNALDYVLERQKKYFLNKPIVFLGINDIERGMEASKDPLITGVLEKYYCKSTLDIAKEIFPFGKRVVAIVDDTKTSDGSKSQLIRALGDFKNMSISYINTSQLTLEEIQKKLSNLKLGEDILVFLDFNNDREGNNYNVKQASTIMSKNSSVPVFRTDTGIEFGLLGGTIIDFEEMGDKAALMVNRILAGESAKDIDVQVCEPKTVINYEVYKKFNLKLKDEIKDKINFINKPKSFVEEHSTSIIYVLLLIIIIFSISIAKIYYNNLIKQKKLTENAKLKTEAKSDFLANMSHEIRTPMSSIIGLTELINIELKDDKNNKVKEYLKIIQESSSLLLKLINNVLDISAIETNKIKLSIEQFNIREIESYINNMYLYQCEKKGINLNIEYTNIVNEQLKGDIFRINQVLLNLISNSYKFTEKGGRIDLKISEYKRETGEIKLKFMIKDTGCGMSEELKDRLFHKFEQESCDTARRYGGSGLGLSITKSMIELMGGKIKVKSVKDKGTIFIVELFLEEGNKIKEEKSSIDYVTKYNFSGKKILVAEDNEINAMIIRKILENVGIEVEVAENGKIAHNKFMEKGNKYFDLILMDIKMPEVDGYDGTKLIRESKLDYSKKIKIYAMTADAFSETVKRCLEAGMNGHISKPITPKDLYELLQNML
- a CDS encoding Ppx/GppA family phosphatase, producing MYKNKYIKGVIDIGTNSCRLFLGKVEEKEGKIRILEKIYKETRITKLGNFIENDSSINVSGINKLIEIIKYYNKKIEEYKCEKVVVFATSAIREAKNKEEIKKRIFTETNLRINIITGNEEGKMTSLGTSSEFKGKILLMDIGGGSTEFIFGDLENIEYIKSFKLGAVRETRKYFQNDNYEKINEFQEDVEKNIKEIEKFKDKDFTFVGVAGTITTNVSVYEKMINYDTTKVHKYRLTRKNLEDNLKLFLSKNLEERKKIVGLQAERGENVVTGTLIILKVMSLLNKEEIVASECDGLEGAMITLDN
- the htpX gene encoding zinc metalloprotease HtpX, producing MKTIKTFLLMSVMTFILMAIGNALGGRQGTIIALLFAGVGNFISYWYSDKLVLKMYKATPVSTNSDVYKLVQGLTKRANLPMPKVYRINSSQPNAFATGRNPENAAVAVTTGLLNILDDNELSGVIAHELGHVKHRDILIGTVAATFAGAIAFLANMAKWAAIFGGRDDDRENPIALIGVAIFAPIAAMLVQMAISRTREYKADEYGAKISGNPLFLARALRKLEIGVSTNPMKVNPATENMFIISPFSSREKMAKLFSTHPATSDRIARLEEMSRG